The following coding sequences are from one Opitutales bacterium window:
- a CDS encoding PDZ domain-containing protein, with the protein MKSPNKNLFVVCIACSLILSGCQTTYSEFSVWSGEGYRDQIIEHNVLAVSSRGNANAPRGQLSDFVMLRAAEIAIDRGYAYMAILGSEGLEGVDREDVGGDTSFQWGGKGATAIFALLHNPHPVFENEFQVDELAATLIQRWELGVSPSSSRFDPSTVELKAQLFPGMNELPEKDTTDVIVYTDPTGAGFEAIPIGIVSDFENPFLSDADLADALRPLAAQHGADAAVVNFPPYGPEAIIEAPALTMKASLVLIPKAAFGIQWEPGELALSKYEIRRLAEYSRAAEAGLLVGDRVVQIENVDMLDTLAFHNLWLSLEPDQVVTMVVTRGGKEIKLEVPVTANLVN; encoded by the coding sequence ATGAAATCCCCTAATAAAAACCTGTTTGTCGTATGTATTGCCTGTTCACTCATATTGAGTGGTTGCCAAACGACCTATTCAGAATTCTCGGTCTGGAGCGGTGAAGGCTATCGAGATCAAATCATCGAACACAATGTGTTGGCCGTATCTTCAAGGGGCAACGCAAACGCTCCACGAGGCCAGCTGAGTGATTTCGTCATGCTCCGAGCAGCAGAAATAGCTATTGATCGTGGCTACGCCTATATGGCTATATTGGGCTCAGAAGGACTTGAAGGCGTCGATCGTGAGGACGTGGGGGGTGATACTTCTTTTCAATGGGGTGGAAAAGGAGCGACAGCAATTTTCGCCCTTCTACACAATCCACATCCCGTTTTCGAAAATGAATTCCAAGTAGATGAACTTGCAGCTACATTGATTCAAAGATGGGAACTCGGAGTATCCCCGTCCAGCTCAAGATTTGATCCCTCCACCGTAGAACTCAAAGCTCAGCTATTCCCTGGGATGAACGAACTCCCTGAGAAGGATACAACTGACGTAATCGTCTACACGGATCCAACCGGAGCTGGATTTGAAGCCATACCAATCGGAATTGTCTCAGACTTCGAGAATCCCTTCCTCAGCGATGCCGATTTAGCCGATGCCTTGCGTCCACTCGCCGCACAACACGGAGCGGACGCAGCCGTTGTGAACTTCCCTCCATACGGGCCCGAAGCGATCATCGAAGCTCCTGCCCTTACGATGAAGGCCAGTCTAGTCCTGATTCCAAAGGCGGCATTTGGTATTCAATGGGAACCGGGTGAATTGGCTTTGAGCAAATACGAAATCAGACGCCTCGCCGAATACAGCAGAGCAGCTGAAGCAGGACTCTTGGTCGGCGATCGCGTCGTTCAAATCGAAAATGTTGATATGCTCGACACACTCGCGTTCCATAATCTTTGGCTCTCGCTCGAGCCCGATCAAGTGGTCACCATGGTCGTAACCCGTGGAGGCAAGGAAATTAAGCTCGAAGTCCCGGTTACTGCAAATTTGGTCAACTAA
- a CDS encoding phytanoyl-CoA dioxygenase family protein yields MLSPHRSVKGIKDQPYLARLEAIAQFILGPDAFFKTDHMILKPAGHGAATPWHQDQAYHAPGQHYRNINFWLPLEGATVAGGTMQYVSKTHTGTLLPHRYLIPGDRQSAMVADNQDFWSANATALDCPVGSVLLHHSYCMHYAGPNLTDIPRRAYIAVFAAPALPLDEPYVLPWQKNPKWPN; encoded by the coding sequence ATTTTAAGTCCCCACCGTTCGGTAAAAGGCATTAAAGACCAGCCTTATCTAGCTCGGCTAGAAGCCATTGCGCAGTTTATTTTAGGGCCGGATGCATTCTTTAAGACCGATCATATGATTTTAAAACCGGCAGGCCATGGTGCAGCCACCCCGTGGCATCAGGATCAAGCTTATCACGCGCCTGGTCAGCACTACCGAAATATTAATTTTTGGTTACCTCTTGAAGGTGCGACAGTTGCCGGAGGTACGATGCAATATGTGAGCAAGACGCATACCGGCACTCTCCTGCCGCATCGCTATTTGATTCCTGGTGACAGGCAAAGCGCGATGGTTGCTGATAATCAAGATTTCTGGTCGGCCAATGCCACGGCGCTGGATTGTCCAGTGGGGTCGGTCTTGCTTCATCACAGCTACTGTATGCACTACGCGGGGCCAAATCTCACAGATATTCCGCGCAGAGCGTATATCGCGGTGTTTGCCGCTCCAGCCCTGCCGTTAGATGAACCGTATGTCTTGCCTTGGCAGAAGAACCCGAAGTGGCCTAACTAA
- a CDS encoding AraC family transcriptional regulator yields MSHTLPNIRHCAPSDVEATFLYIAPFPQNGFCSCLMERPIQRELFLYPDTQHPAIRNIGVSNQLLSRAAFGGHRHDCFEICLISDGSIDYFTEQQRYTIHPNAVQISKPDELHGTPDKRLHPCTLRWIQIDFNRLEAPELQFQISELPSIIEQAASTLIPYHEAIIHECRDVSLGSYHLMEGMLLTFLVKLIRSYPSVPRCHHYPTTLVRALDLIKREPSAFLTVESLAEKLNTHRAHLHKLFTKHLAVSPQAYISEQRLSRAASMLGNETMSITEIAHQLGFSSSQHLATAFRKRFGTTPSQAKQHNVL; encoded by the coding sequence ATGAGCCATACTCTACCAAATATACGCCACTGTGCGCCTAGCGATGTAGAGGCGACATTTTTATACATTGCACCGTTCCCTCAAAATGGCTTCTGTTCCTGTTTGATGGAGAGACCGATTCAGCGAGAACTTTTTTTATATCCTGACACCCAACACCCAGCCATACGGAACATCGGCGTATCCAATCAACTGTTGTCGCGCGCAGCATTTGGAGGCCACCGTCATGATTGTTTTGAGATCTGCCTGATAAGTGATGGATCTATCGACTATTTCACCGAACAGCAGCGTTATACCATTCACCCCAACGCCGTCCAAATCAGTAAGCCGGACGAGCTCCATGGCACTCCAGATAAAAGACTACATCCTTGCACACTTCGCTGGATACAAATTGATTTCAATCGATTGGAGGCTCCCGAACTACAATTTCAAATATCAGAGCTTCCCTCTATAATCGAGCAAGCAGCCTCGACACTCATTCCCTACCATGAAGCTATCATTCACGAATGCCGAGACGTGAGCCTTGGATCGTATCATTTAATGGAAGGCATGCTCCTCACATTTCTAGTCAAATTGATAAGGTCATATCCAAGCGTACCCAGATGTCACCATTATCCCACGACACTGGTGCGAGCTCTAGACCTCATCAAACGCGAACCCTCTGCTTTTCTTACCGTTGAATCCCTCGCAGAAAAATTAAATACGCACCGCGCACATCTGCATAAGTTGTTCACCAAACACTTAGCAGTGTCTCCACAAGCCTATATTAGTGAGCAACGCTTATCTAGAGCCGCGAGTATGTTAGGCAATGAAACTATGTCGATCACTGAGATTGCCCATCAGCTGGGTTTCTCTTCTTCCCAACATTTGGCAACCGCATTCCGTAAACGCTTCGGAACAACCCCATCACAAGCCAAACAACACAATGTGCTCTAA
- a CDS encoding Fic family protein, protein MKWKKLSDKKAILDSHRPLPAALVDNLEQWFLIELTYTSNAIEGNTLTRKETAVVVEKGLTVSGKSLTEHLEATNHAEALRSVMALVNAKTQDLTEHSILDIHNTILKGIDDDSAGHYRSIPVRISGSEVILPNHRKVPDLMENFIKEMTSKRSLHPVELAADAHYELVTIHPFIDGNGRTARLLMNLILMQQGFPPALIRKRDRLKYIKALEQAQLGGSKDAYYKIITDAVNRSLDIYLSAVSEDQSFAQEAEPSADSLLRIGALAKATGESNATIRFWTKEGLLEVAETTEANYQLYSPTMIERVRRIRQLQSERFTIKEIKEKV, encoded by the coding sequence ATGAAGTGGAAAAAGCTCAGTGATAAAAAGGCGATATTGGATAGTCATAGACCCCTTCCAGCTGCCTTGGTTGATAATCTGGAACAGTGGTTCTTGATTGAGCTGACCTATACCAGTAACGCGATTGAAGGGAACACCCTGACGCGCAAGGAAACGGCGGTCGTGGTTGAGAAAGGCCTGACCGTGAGCGGCAAATCACTGACCGAGCATCTGGAGGCAACCAATCATGCTGAAGCGTTGCGCAGTGTGATGGCCTTGGTGAATGCGAAAACACAAGACCTTACAGAGCATTCAATATTAGACATTCATAATACGATTCTCAAAGGCATAGATGATGACAGTGCTGGGCATTATCGCTCGATCCCCGTGCGGATTTCAGGCTCAGAGGTTATTTTACCTAACCACCGTAAAGTGCCTGATTTGATGGAGAATTTCATCAAGGAAATGACCTCTAAAAGGTCTTTGCATCCTGTCGAACTTGCCGCTGACGCACATTATGAACTGGTGACGATTCACCCCTTTATTGATGGCAATGGCAGAACCGCACGCTTATTGATGAACCTTATTCTGATGCAGCAAGGGTTCCCGCCAGCGCTGATCCGCAAGCGGGATCGCCTGAAATACATCAAGGCTTTGGAGCAAGCACAGCTTGGAGGCAGTAAGGATGCTTATTACAAGATCATCACAGACGCGGTTAATCGATCTTTGGACATCTATTTGAGCGCCGTATCGGAAGACCAATCTTTTGCTCAAGAGGCTGAACCTTCGGCTGACAGTCTCTTGCGTATTGGTGCGCTCGCTAAAGCAACGGGGGAGAGTAATGCCACCATTCGCTTTTGGACGAAGGAGGGCCTTCTTGAAGTGGCTGAAACCACGGAAGCGAATTACCAGCTCTACTCACCGACTATGATTGAGCGCGTTCGCCGTATTCGTCAGTTACAGAGCGAACGCTTCACAATTAAAGAGATCAAAGAGAAGGTTTGA
- a CDS encoding ATP-binding protein, with amino-acid sequence MYDRHIQSAIFDALADTPVLLINGARQTGKSTLCQRIVEQSTFDWRFVTMDDPATLSAAKNDPMGFLEDLGSHVIIDEVQRAPELFLPIKKLVDQDRDNRRIILTGSADVMMLPEVGDSLAGRVEIHKLWPLSQDELHGEPSSFIKTLTDPDASFVATVTHWPDIAAKMRIGGYPESLSRKAANRRRRWFDDYLTAILQKDIRDLSNIEGLNDIPNILKLLATRVGSTLNMAEISRLSGVKNTTLKRYITMLEHIFIIVPIPAWTRNAEGEFVKSPKIFLNDTGLLVNLTGREDDTFLAQRAHAGPYLENFVVMEIMKQLSWSEQSLKPYHFSMHRGAEVDLVLEDRLGGLYGIEIKSAASLQKNDFKGLKHLADIAGDKFQKGTVLYSGSECLSGFGEKLQAVPINALWQ; translated from the coding sequence ATGTATGATCGGCACATTCAAAGCGCAATTTTTGATGCATTAGCAGATACCCCTGTCCTGTTAATCAATGGCGCACGCCAGACGGGTAAAAGCACACTCTGTCAAAGAATTGTAGAACAAAGTACGTTTGACTGGCGGTTTGTTACCATGGATGACCCTGCAACGTTGTCGGCTGCAAAGAATGATCCTATGGGATTCTTGGAAGATTTAGGCTCCCATGTCATCATTGACGAAGTGCAGCGCGCCCCCGAATTGTTTCTGCCTATAAAGAAACTGGTAGATCAGGATCGTGACAATCGCCGGATCATTCTTACAGGCTCCGCTGACGTTATGATGCTCCCTGAAGTTGGGGATTCTCTGGCTGGCAGAGTTGAAATTCATAAGCTGTGGCCACTATCGCAAGACGAGCTTCATGGGGAACCTTCCAGCTTCATAAAAACGCTGACAGATCCTGATGCCTCATTTGTGGCAACTGTTACGCATTGGCCAGATATCGCCGCAAAAATGAGAATTGGCGGATACCCTGAATCGCTTTCTCGAAAAGCTGCAAACAGACGAAGACGGTGGTTCGATGATTACCTAACTGCCATTTTGCAAAAAGATATTCGTGATCTGTCCAACATTGAAGGCCTTAATGATATACCCAATATCTTAAAGCTTTTAGCTACCCGAGTGGGAAGCACGTTGAATATGGCTGAAATCTCGCGCTTATCCGGAGTGAAGAATACGACCTTAAAGCGCTACATTACCATGCTGGAGCATATTTTCATCATTGTGCCAATTCCTGCATGGACGAGAAATGCCGAAGGTGAGTTCGTTAAATCCCCCAAAATCTTTCTTAATGATACGGGATTGCTGGTAAATCTTACAGGCCGAGAGGATGACACATTTCTGGCGCAAAGGGCGCATGCTGGCCCTTATTTGGAAAATTTTGTCGTCATGGAAATCATGAAGCAACTGAGCTGGTCTGAGCAGTCTCTCAAACCTTACCATTTCAGCATGCATCGAGGTGCTGAAGTGGATCTCGTATTAGAGGATAGACTTGGTGGCCTCTATGGTATTGAAATCAAATCGGCAGCCTCCTTGCAGAAGAACGATTTCAAAGGCCTGAAACACCTAGCCGACATCGCAGGTGATAAATTTCAAAAGGGCACAGTTCTTTATTCTGGCAGTGAATGCTTGAGTGGTTTTGGCGAAAAGCTGCAAGCCGTCCCGATTAATGCGCTATGGCAATGA
- a CDS encoding transposase produces MRQRTRYSKEFKSEAVKLLLIDGNSAQEVSEQLGVPPRLLYAWKSKHLDVLEEHSGELAGTERSPKAMAAELDQLRKELAKQKRMNEILKKTVGYFSNPD; encoded by the coding sequence ATGAGACAACGAACGAGATACTCCAAGGAGTTTAAAAGTGAGGCGGTGAAGCTGTTGCTAATCGATGGCAATAGCGCGCAGGAAGTTTCCGAGCAACTGGGTGTGCCGCCTCGGTTGCTGTATGCTTGGAAAAGCAAACACCTGGATGTTTTGGAGGAGCACTCGGGCGAGTTGGCGGGCACTGAGCGTAGTCCGAAGGCTATGGCAGCCGAGCTGGATCAGCTTCGTAAGGAGCTAGCCAAACAGAAGCGCATGAACGAGATTCTAAAAAAAACGGTGGGCTACTTCAGCAATCCCGACTGA
- a CDS encoding IS3 family transposase, whose translation MHELCECLGLSRGGYYAWRGRGTSRRAKDDAVYKEAIRGVHKRARGRYGYRPIYHHLQEEGFNCGRDRVLRLMGDMGIEGK comes from the coding sequence GTGCATGAGCTGTGCGAGTGCCTAGGGCTGAGTCGTGGTGGCTATTACGCTTGGCGGGGGCGGGGAACTAGCCGACGTGCTAAAGATGATGCAGTTTACAAAGAGGCGATTCGTGGCGTGCATAAGCGTGCTCGCGGCCGGTATGGCTACCGCCCCATATACCATCACCTACAAGAAGAGGGCTTCAACTGCGGCCGAGATCGTGTTCTTAGGCTTATGGGTGATATGGGTATCGAGGGTAAGTAG
- a CDS encoding DDE-type integrase/transposase/recombinase, translating to MSASNNSALICAALHSAVMTRGGGGDILKGLIHHSDRGSTYASYEYSRLLTSFGITQSMSAQGNCYDNAAQESFYGRYKSSSVRGVVFKDEEAVRSHVFEYIELFYNRYRKHSSLSYQNPIQFEEKIAPPMGGKGGCLHACIHNN from the coding sequence GTGTCTGCCTCGAACAACAGCGCTTTGATCTGCGCAGCTTTGCACTCAGCAGTGATGACACGCGGAGGTGGAGGTGATATCCTCAAAGGACTGATACATCACAGCGATCGTGGCAGCACGTATGCGAGCTACGAATACAGTCGTCTGCTGACAAGCTTTGGCATCACTCAAAGTATGAGTGCCCAAGGAAACTGCTATGATAATGCAGCTCAAGAGTCCTTCTATGGACGATACAAGAGCTCCAGCGTCAGAGGGGTAGTTTTCAAAGACGAAGAGGCTGTCCGCAGCCATGTCTTTGAATATATCGAACTGTTCTACAATCGCTACAGAAAGCACTCATCGCTGAGCTATCAAAACCCCATTCAGTTCGAGGAAAAAATCGCGCCCCCCATGGGGGGCAAGGGAGGATGCTTGCATGCTTGCATCCACAACAACTAA